In Rhodococcus pseudokoreensis, the DNA window GCAGCCACCGCCCAGACAACCGCACGCCCGCTACGATCAGCAGCACGAACACCAGGCCCAGCCACAGTTCGGTGACCAGCACCGTCACCCGCAGTCGCGTGTACCCGTACTGGCTCTCGTACAACGACATCCGGTGGATCGCCGACGCGACGACGACGAGCGACAAACCGCACAGCAGTCCGAGCAGCACCCGCACGAGCACCCGGTCCGCGACCTCCACCCGCGACGCCTTCCGCACCGCGACGGCGATCACCAGCAGCGTCAGCGCGGTCACCGCCAGTAACTGCCAGAAACCCTGTCGCGCATATTCGGCGTACGTCAGGTCGGCCGTGGTCAGCACGTGCGTGTTCCCGCCGAACAGCACCGTCAGCTGCACCGCGACGAATCCGAGGAACAGCAGATCCAGCAGTGCCAGCGGGATCGCCCACTCCCACCGGGCAACCGGGTGTCCCGGCCGCGGGGCGAGCGCATCGACGCGGGGTGTTCGCCGCAGCAGGTACGCGGCGCCCAGGGTCCCGCCGCACACCAGAACGCCGAGCACGAACCGCCCGAACGGATTCGACACGTGGACGGTCGGTGCGGCCCGGCCGAGCAGTGCGGCGAAACCCGCGTCCGCGCCGGCGAACAGCGAACCGAACACCAGCAGCAATACGACGGTCATGGCGGCGACCCCGAACACGCGGCCCACGGGCACCGTCCCGGTCGCGTGCCACCGCCGCGCGCCCCGGCGCGTCCACCGCACCACCCGCAGCGGGGTGAACCACAACGCGAACGACCCGGCGGCCAGACCCGTCCACGTGCGTCCGCCGACGAGGGCGAACGATCCCACCACCCAACTCAGCGCCACGCAGACCGCGGCGAGCCAGCCCGCACCGCGCACACTGAGCACGGCCAGCAGGGCGAGGGCGCCGAGGATCGCGGCGGCCTGCGTGGCTGTCGGCATCGTTCTGCGCGTCGCGAACACGGCGACCGCCACCACTGTGCCGGTCAGGACGTACCCGAGACCGACCACCGTGACCTGCAGGGTCAGGGCCGCGACGACACCCGCCGCCACTGCCCCGAGAACGATCGGGCGCGGCGCCATCGATGTCCGATCGCGGCGCCAGGCCTGTCTCGGCCAGAAGTCGCGCCGGGTGGGCACTGCGGGTTGCGGGGGTGCGATGGTCATGGGTCCCTCCCTGGTTGTCGCTGCCGGATGAAGGCAGGCGTCATCGCGGGACGTCGTGTCCCGGTTGTGAAGCTGTGGTCAGGCGGCGGGCAGACTCACCCGGATGCAGCAGCCCTCGGCCGTGTCGAGAACCTCGATGTGGCCGTCGTGGAGATCCACCGCCCAGCGGGCGATGGCGAGGCCGAGGCCCGTCCCGCCGTCGGTGGAGCCGCCGCGGGTGAACCGTTCGAACACCCGGGACCGCTCGCCGGGTGCGATACCGGGCCCGTCGTCCTCCACCTCGAGGACCACGCCGCCGGCGTCCGGCCGGGCACGGACCACCACCTCGGTGCGGGCGGGGCCGTGCCGGAACGCGTTGTCCACCAGGTTCGCCACCACCTGGTGCAGTCGGGCGGTGTCCGCGTCGGCGCGCAGGTGCGGCGGCTGAACGTCGACGGTCACCCGCCGGGGGTCCTCCGACTGCCGCACCACGTCGTCGAGGAACTCGCGGACCGGAAAGATCTCCCGCTCGAGTTGCACCGCACCGCCTTCCACTCTCGACAGGTCGAGCAATTCGGCGACGAGGCGGCCGAGCCGCTCGGTCTGATCGAGCGCCACCCGCATCCGGGCCGGGTCGGGCTGCTCCACCCCGTCGACGACGTTCTCGAGCAGTGCCTGCAGAGCGGAGATCGGGGTGCGCAGTTCGTGCGAGACGTTGCCGATCAGTTCGCGGCGATACCGGTCGGCGGCCTCGAGATCCTCCGCCATCTGGTTGAACGCGCGGGCCAGTTCCCCGATCTCGTCGCGCGACGTCGACCGCACCCGGCGCGAATAGTCGCCGGTCGCCATCGCACGGGCGGCGGCCGTCATCGACCGCAGCGGAGACGTCATGCCGTGCGCGAGGATCTGCGTCACGGCCAGCGACACCAGCAACGCCAGGACGAGCGCGTACCGGAACGGCCAGCGAGCAGTCACCCAGAACATCAGCGACGCGAAGAACAGCGCCGCCACGACGAGAAGACCCGTCTTCACCTTGAACGATCGCAGCGGATCGAGAGGTCGGGGCATCCTGTCCAGGATCCGGCCCGCGGTCACCGCTGCACGTCCAGTGCGTAGCCGACTCCGTGCACGGTGCGGATCAGATCGCCGCCGAGTTTCCGGCGCAGCGCCTTCACGTGACTGTCGACGGTGCGGCTACCCGCCCCGTCGCCCCACCCCCACACCTCGGCGAGGAGCGATTCCCGGGCAATCGCCGCCCGCGGCCGGGAAGCGAAGTACGCGAGCAGGTCGAATTCGGTTCGTGTCAGATGAATTTCGTCGGCTCCGCGCCGGACGCGCCGCTCGACGAGGTCCACCTCGAGGTCGCCGACCGCCAGTCCACCCGGTTCGGCAGGCACGGTCTCGTGGGCGCGATCGGCCCGTCGCAGCAGTGCGTGCACCCGCGCCACCAGCACCCGCATGCTGAACGGTTTGCTCAGGTAGTCGTCGGCGCCCACGCCGAGACCGATCAGCATGTCCGTCTCGTCGGCGCGCGCGGTGAGCATCAGCACCGGAACCGGACGCGACGCCTGGACCCGACGGCAG includes these proteins:
- a CDS encoding DUF4153 domain-containing protein, with the translated sequence MTIAPPQPAVPTRRDFWPRQAWRRDRTSMAPRPIVLGAVAAGVVAALTLQVTVVGLGYVLTGTVVAVAVFATRRTMPTATQAAAILGALALLAVLSVRGAGWLAAVCVALSWVVGSFALVGGRTWTGLAAGSFALWFTPLRVVRWTRRGARRWHATGTVPVGRVFGVAAMTVVLLLVFGSLFAGADAGFAALLGRAAPTVHVSNPFGRFVLGVLVCGGTLGAAYLLRRTPRVDALAPRPGHPVARWEWAIPLALLDLLFLGFVAVQLTVLFGGNTHVLTTADLTYAEYARQGFWQLLAVTALTLLVIAVAVRKASRVEVADRVLVRVLLGLLCGLSLVVVASAIHRMSLYESQYGYTRLRVTVLVTELWLGLVFVLLIVAGVRLSGRWLPRAVLASAVGGVLLVAAIDPDAYVARKNVERFGDTGRIDVSYLGSLSVDAVPALDRLPEPERSCALYRLDRQVSGESEWYEYNAARSRAKELLAAHPVRSCE
- a CDS encoding HAMP domain-containing sensor histidine kinase, whose protein sequence is MPRPLDPLRSFKVKTGLLVVAALFFASLMFWVTARWPFRYALVLALLVSLAVTQILAHGMTSPLRSMTAAARAMATGDYSRRVRSTSRDEIGELARAFNQMAEDLEAADRYRRELIGNVSHELRTPISALQALLENVVDGVEQPDPARMRVALDQTERLGRLVAELLDLSRVEGGAVQLEREIFPVREFLDDVVRQSEDPRRVTVDVQPPHLRADADTARLHQVVANLVDNAFRHGPARTEVVVRARPDAGGVVLEVEDDGPGIAPGERSRVFERFTRGGSTDGGTGLGLAIARWAVDLHDGHIEVLDTAEGCCIRVSLPAA
- a CDS encoding response regulator transcription factor, whose translation is MSQRRVLVVDDEATICEAVAARLRAEGFDVVTASDGPTAVAVCEASSPDVLVLDVMLPGFDGLEVCRRVQASRPVPVLMLTARADETDMLIGLGVGADDYLSKPFSMRVLVARVHALLRRADRAHETVPAEPGGLAVGDLEVDLVERRVRRGADEIHLTRTEFDLLAYFASRPRAAIARESLLAEVWGWGDGAGSRTVDSHVKALRRKLGGDLIRTVHGVGYALDVQR